One Nicotiana tabacum cultivar K326 chromosome 23, ASM71507v2, whole genome shotgun sequence genomic window, ctatatgaggggcaagcctatggtacttgaagccgtacttgtgacattctcttaagagagatgagtgaaactttcataaatctttggattgattgctaaatttcttaagtgagctTGGAAAAtagaaagtagaggaggaagagtttggagtccaccatagCCTACATGATAGAGCAAGGGTCCTTGATGAGTatagtcaattcttgaagctcaattgtcacattagaactatatgtgcatgaatgtttaacttgtcgccttgttaataatgcatgagtagtgtgggtaattattggtcccaattgatgtgtgaatggctcacctttgactcgctgaaatgacccttaacttttgGAGGCGGGAACTaatttgtttgcttgaggacaagtaaaaacttaagtttgggggagttgataagtgaggattttgactgcttattagcaccttttagcttttgttttgttCCGAAAGTATTAAATTGTGCttccgaaactaatgaaattgtgcaaattgcAAGAATGCTAGAAGTTCGGTCTCCggagatgaaatccgactaaaaAGGAGTGTTCTGAAGCACAAGTAAATAAAAAGTGCAGAAGCATAAATGTGTAgtccgcagaagaaattgcggaccgcagaattccatatGTGGCCGCAAACCaagaagaaaaacccaataagACTTTCAGCAATATGCGGACCGAACATGAATTGTGCGGCAGCAGAACTGGGCTTTTACTAACAAAGATGCAAAGTTCAGAGAATATACAAGAAGAGCAAGTCTTGGAGCCTTTGTGAGGTGCGGACCGTAcaagaattgtgcagccgcagaagttCTGCAAGCTGAATATATATGCGgactgcacatggaattgtgcggccacagaacctcccgagggATATTTTTGTCTATGATTTTTTGCCccgtataaatagacgagtttcacaaaattaggtcaagtttgaacactAAAAGTTGTTGTAGCCGTTTCtttttactactttaggaagttttacattattttggtgtattaacattagatttcatcattttaatctttaattatgggtttaattagcttatcttctttattctcttcaatacccattatgagtagctagatttttactagggttgtaatccaaccctagtgtgtaaaccttatgggtgattaattttaatgcttgtttatgattgggtattaattatttagcttagttcatggttcaattttagaattaatggttgcaaatattgattcatgcctatttgacttagtctctacttgagaaagagagacctagtctaggataacttggctaataagtaattgggttaattgagaggctgattagcctaattaaagggttcaaactagagatagtaagaacccgacttgagctcatatcaactattttgtttgatacccatttggacttaagaaagtCAAATTGGGTAAAATTACTCTCtgactgagaggtattgagtgggtaacgtggagttgagagttataatacacccaatcaacaaaacaagtattaacatctttatcctattaggcaaacacctaggtcatggtcacaaccccaggcctttaaactatttggaaaaatatcaaaaatatttaTCTCTAGTTTACTTCCCTTAGCTTACAATCATTAGAGTTatagtagaagtagaaatcaaaactctattgtggaagtgcaaatttagGTAGTCCATTCActtgcttcaaatatatactctTGACACCCCTTATAAATCctagtggattcgaccccgactcatagttgagtaattattattgcatacgaccgtaTCATATCTCTTGTTGAGATGTGTTGTGGACGTCATCAATCTTATAGTTATTCGACTTGATATTAGCTATGCATTACAGAGTTTTAGCCAATTTATGCAACTACCTAGGAAGTCACATATAGATGCTGCAATTAGAGTAGTCAGATACTTGAAATCTGCACCAGGAATGGGTGTGTTGATGAAGCGAGGACCTGTTGATACGTCGACTGGCTTTGTGACTCTGACCGGGCAGCATGACAATAATAAGGAGGTCTGTTAATGGTTATACAGTCAAACTTGGTGAATCATTGATTTCATGGAAATCAAAGAAGCAACACGTTGTTTTAAGGAGCAGTGTTGAACTAGAATATCACAACATGGCTTCATCAGTTTTTGAGATAGTGTGGTTACTGGGACTGTTTTCAGAGTTGGGAGTTTTTATTGTTAAACCAGTGACATTATTCTGCGATAGTAAGGCAACAATGCAAATAGTCGCAAATCTCATTTTTCACGAGCTCACCAAACACATCGAGATATATTGCCATTTTATTCGAGAACGCATTAAAAAAGGTCTATTGACTACTCAGTATGTCTCAATTAAAGATCAACAAACAGATCTTCTCACCAAAGGTTTAACATCAGGACACCATCATTTTTTGCTTGGCAAGCTGGGTGTGTTGAACATTCCCCACCCTctagcttgagggggagtataGGAAGTTAGTGAGTTCATTATAATTTATTGGGGTCAAAATATAATTACTAGAAGTTTGAGGTCCTTAttattattttagtttctctCTTAACCACTTTGTATATATGTGGGCGGTTATGGTTGTTAATAATAGAAAGAGAAAATTTCCAAAACACTTGTCTTCTTCACGCTTGCAGCTGACCTCCATGGATGAATTCTAACAACCTTGTATGCGGAGAAAAGTATATAAAGAGAAAGGCTTCTAAGCTTTATTATTTGGTCTTTAAGACATATAATTTCACCATCAAAGGTTATGGTGGGGTGAATAGGATACATTTACCTTTAACTAGAAGCTTTGAGTTCGAACCtctgaaataaaatatttttactaaagaGCGCTTTACACTTTAATAGGCCTTAGGCGGTGTTAATTCAAATTATTAGGGATGTAGGTTTTGGAGATATATATATGGAGAAGTGCACAAACAACTAATTTTAGGACCCGGTTTAAGCAAAATCGAAGTTCATAAAATTTTGTAAGTTTAACTGCGTCAAAAAACTTCAAACTCGTGAGTTTGAAGTTAAAATCTTTTAGGCATATGAAGTTGGGCTTACGAAAGCCTAACTTAAAATAAGTTGGCATATTAGAGCAAAATTCATTTGTAGCTACTCGACCAGAACTTATATTACCCGATAACCATAAAATGACCTCATACAAGTCATAACCTAAAAACAATAATAAGGGCTATTTTTCTTTCTGCTCCTCCGGTCCCTCACCGCACATTACTGGAAATCAAAGCTGAAATCTTCTGTAATTATTTTCAACTCGTTGTAAGTGATTCGAGTTAGCATAATTTCCGGTAAGATTGGCTCTAAATCCAGAAAAACCTCAGCCTTGCTGGACTCATATCTCCTCTTTTTGATAAGGACAAAGCAGGTACTGATACTTAAAATTATCCCAAAGAAAGCTGCAAGAGTAGATCCTATTATCACTCCGAGAGGTCTTGATTTTTCTCTTTCAGAAATGATTGGAGGCTGATTCTGTGCCTTTGCGGAATTCTGTGCCTTTGAGGAATTCTGCTCCTTAAGAAATACTCTTTTTTTCCCCTCAAGGCGTGATGTGAAATTGCAGAGAAAAAATCAGGTATTAACTTAAACCTTGCATAGCTAGTGAACTTAGTTTAattcataaatatttttttttaaaaaaatatatactaaatagactgtcactatataaaatatatacaaaatagactgttactatacaaaaaatatactaaatagactgtcactatacaaaaaatatacaaaataaactaactatataaaaaatatactaaatagactgtcactatataaaatatatacaaaatagactgtcactatacaaaaaatatataaaatagatatttcgggctattagatgtaatatgtttgggtCGAAGGGTCATTTCGTGTAAGTGAAAAAAaacatgggctattaaaatttagAGGGGCTATAAATGATAGTTTTCTCTATTACTTTTGTAAGGTTGTTATTGAATTTGCCAAAGCCTAACTTCAAACAATTTGGCATATTTCTTGTGCAAATTTATCTGAAATTTGGTTTAGCAATCCCAAGTctgaagtttgaatttgaaatacAAACTAAACTTCAGACCCCCGTCTATGCACCTTTTAATAAGTTCCACTGCATTTTTTTTTCCTTCGATTAGGATAAAATTAGTAATAGAAAAATTCCATCGTTGAATTGAAATTAGTTAATCTCCATCCCTGAACATCTCTATATATTAATGAATATGTGAACTTGAACCGTGCTTTTCTTAAAACATGGAGAATTTGAGGACTTGCAGCAAATCATCCCAAGTACCAATATGGATGCAAAACATATTCTAATGGTCAATCTTCATACTTAATTATGCTATTAGAGATACTTGATGCTATTTAACGAAATATTTCTAGTACCAATACGGATTTGACATTGTAATGTCAAATTAAACCTACTTCTCTTAAGATGGGGCAAGGATCTATAACATCAAACTTTGGTTTTATATTTATAACAATAAAGGAGGAGAAGAATAGGTTTTTGTATGAAGTTTGTCAATTGTCAACacttataaattaaataatttgaaAATTTTAGATAGATTTTTGTCAGAAATTTGCACTACAAGTTAAATAATAGCAGTGTAAAAATTAGCTATCAAGTACAATTCCGATTAAATTTTTTGTAGTGAAAtggaatattttgaggaaaactCGGCCAAGAGTTCTAAATTGTTATTTTTGAGCAGTCAACCAGACACACCACTTATTATCCCGTTTGTTCGAGATCAAAATTGCAGCAAAATAAAAGCTTAGAGGACTATTTATGCTGAGAGTTATATTTTAAAAGGATGAAATTAGACTAATTCTTAAATTTGAGGGACTATTTGGTCAAAAACTCACCAAACGACCATAATGGTTATGTGGACAAAAATCCCGTCCTAGGGAGGAAAAGTCTTGAACAATGtaccggaaagtaaagaaatttttttgtATTACTTCTTGGTTTTCAATTCACAAAATCTACTGTTGATTGAATCAAGAACAAACTAGGGGGAGGGGTAATAAATCTATATGGAGAGAATAATTGGGGAGAAGTACAAGTTAGGTAGGAAGATTGGAAGCGGCTCTTTTGGCGTTATATATCTGGGTCTGCcccttcttctctttttctttctttttttttttttttggaaattaagTCTGCTATTATATTTTATAGAATCTGATGGTCTTTTATGGTTTTCTGCTAAATTTTCAGCTACCCACATCGAAACCTTTGAGATTGTTGCTGTTAAAATTGTAAGCTTTCTTGCCTAGATTTTATCTCTCCCTCTCTTTATTTGGTTTAAGAAGTTGTTTGGCAGTTGCTGTTGTTATTCATCTAGCTATGTTAATCATGTACTACAACTTTAAAATTTCATTGTTGATTGTTAAGTGTACCTTGTATTTTGATCAATTAACATTTTCATTATAAAACACCAAAATGATGTGAAATTTATTATACAAAGTGAGCATGTGGCTTAACACCATTTTAGAAGATCCTCATGCTCTTTCTTAAGTTGTCCACTGTTAAAATGACATCCCATAATTTTCTCTAAAAAAATGATATCCATATTGTACACTGCTTTGTGATTTCCAAACTTTTCTCCTTCCCTTTTACGCCCCCTCCATGCCAACTCCAACCAATATGATTAAATTGTAAAGGATTTCGTCTCTGCCACTTAGATATAATCTTATCTCCTCCCTCCCCCCACTGAATAATCGTGCATTTTAGTGGAGAAATTCCTCAACCTCGTCGCATTCCCAACATTAGATGCCCTCCTAAAACTTATATCTCATGGTCCACCGACCATCAGAATTCAAGTAATTGGCTTCTGTAACTTCTATGACATTCACCTGACCATCACCAAATCATATACCTACGAATAACATTCTCCTATGCTATCCCTTGTACCATACATCTTTTGAGAGATGTACTCTAGTATCATTATCCTCATTACAGCCAATGCATCTCGAGTACTTTTCCATTCCCTCTATAATTCACTTCACTAGCTCACTCAATAAGAGTTTCACCCTCTGCTAGTCGTCCAGCATCTAATAATCATCTGAGGAGTTATGCATAACCATTTTCCTAGTAGTGCCATCTTGAAGGTGGGCAACCTTCAGATGGTGTATCCCTCACTGAATGGAAATAAAGAACTTCCTCCATTCCAAATAATATTTGTTCTTTTATCTATTTGCAACATTTGCTTCCATAAAGCATTCTCCTCTTGTGCAAATCTttcatcgtcatcatcattgtTAGTGTACTTAGTTGTTTGGACAGATGTGGTTTACTCCTCTGAGCTCTAGTTCCAATTTAGTCCCAAGTTCCAATATCATGGGGTTTCTTTCTGTAGTGGGATTTGGTATGCTCATTTGTCTATGGCTGCTTTGAGTTAATAGTTGAGTCACTTCTTTTGCATTATGTAATTAGCTACTCGTTCTGTCATCTGTATGTAAATTTTAAATAGAAGCCATCCTTGTGCTCACAAAAACACTTTCAAGACTAAAGTGATAGTCTTCCTAAGGattatatttgatttgtgttcctccatatgtaaacacgtaATACTGATTGACCAATGTAGTTTGTAGATTAATTTGAATCCCATAATTATCCTACCTCTTCCATTTCTATAGCATGATGTATTTCCTGGTTTAATCCCAACAAATAATCTTCTTTAGAATGGATTATTCAAAAAAATACTTACATAAGATGCCCAAACATCAATGACATGGATGGAGGATGTGAGGATATCTAGTTTTAAGCAACATTTGAGTTAGAAATCTTAGTTGTGGTTGCTAGAAAGGCTGAATCAGTCATTTGACTCTGCTCTCTGTGATTGCAGGAAAATAGGCAGACAAGACATCCTCAGTTGCTTTATGAGGCAAAGCTGTACACTATACTTCAGGGAGGAAGTATGTCTTCCTTTATCTTTATGTTTAATGTTTGTTATCTTTGTTATTCATTATTAGTTATTActtgtttgttttgatttcagGTGGTATTCCTAATATAAAATGGCGTGGGGTCGATGGGAATGATAGCGTCCTCATTATTGACCTGCTTGGTCCCAGTCTTGAAGACCTCGTTGTACACTGTGGGAGGAAATTCTCACTGAAAACTGTCCTAATGTTGGCTGATCAGATGGTAATCAAAATATTACATACCTCTGTTTCTCTTTGTTATTGCCTTTGTCCCATGACGTCTATCATGGAATTATGAATAATGGAGTTCATAACTACTGGGGATTCTTTTCTGTGACAACCCAGATCACGAGAATAGAGTATTTGCATTCAAAAGGATTTCTACACAGAGACATAAAACCAGATAACTTTCTCATGGGTCTTGGCAGGAAGGCAAATCAGGTGATGATCTTGTTAGATAAGCTTCACGGTCATGTCATTTAACCAATCATTGGTTTTCCTCTAATATTCTGTTTTACCTTTGGCTTTGTATTCTTGTTGTCCCTATTGATGGAGCAGGTGTACATTATTGATTTTGGACTTGCAAAAAGATATCGTGACCCCGCCACAAACCGTCATATTCCTTACAGGTGTGCCTATATTTGGTTTTATGCAACTTCCCTCTGGAAGCATATGACATTCGCTGTTCAGTATATTCCTTTTTGCCCTGCTCTTTCAGTAACAGAACTTCATTTTAAGTGAAAATTTGATCACTACACTTGCATTTTATTGAttgttattattttgtttatgtgATACTTGGTTCTTTGCTATCATTAAGGAGTTGATGATTGAAAACTGTGTATTGCTTGAAATTTGTCAAAATTGAAAAGGCATATCCTATTTATTTATAGAAGAATCCCAGTAGGCTTCACGGCCTAAGAAAGAAACCACTTTTGCTGGTTTTCTGTTTCTTCCCCAGTTTAAATTATTTTTGTCTTTCCAATTACTTGAACAGTGGTTCTTGCCACTTCTTGGTGCTGAGTTACTCTTCTGCCTCCTGTACTGTTACAGAGAGAACAAAAACTTGACAGGGACAGCAAGGTATGCCAGTTGCAATACACATTTGGGGATAGGTAAAATTCTGTTGTATCTTGGTTTCTTATCTCTGAGATTggacattgtactaaaatatccCCTTTTCAAAATCTTTAGAGCAAAGCCGGAGGGATGATCTGGAATCTCTTGGCTACGTTCTTTTATACTTCTTGAGAGGCAGGTGTGGCCACTTTTCCTCAATGCTATTTCTCATTTACTATTgttgatttttctttggtttgttttttgttcttttctgtTATTGAGAAAATTAATGGCTTGACTTTCTCATGTAGCCTTCCATGGCAGGGTCTAAAAGCTGATACCAAGAAGCAAAAATATGACAAGATCCGCGAGAAAAAAGTATCAACACCAATTGAGGTATGTTTTAGGAAGTTGGATGgctagattcttttttttttttttaaacatatatactccctccgtttcagtttaaatgacacatttttcttattagtccgttccaaaaagaatgatacgtttctatatttagaaacaatttaattttaaacttttcattttacccACTTTATCCTTAATGCGAAGCTTTTACAGCCACACAAaatatcatggccccacaaagcttttacccttaAGTTTTTAGGACCAcatgtttcaaaagtcttctgttttttcttaaactttgtgccaagtcaaactacatcatctaaattgaaacggaaggagtataATATAAAGGTGACATCCCGGCCAACTTGCTTGCGCGTTGGCTGATTCACAGAGTGCCTACTACATCCCTCCAGTATAGGTACTGTGTAACTTGCCTATCAAGACTTAAGTAAGTGGAAAGAATTGACGTCGCCTCTGTTTGGACACCTTGGTTGCCAAGAATGTCACTTCAGCTCTTTGACCTGTAAACCATCCCTTTGGGGGCGGATGACtagattcttcttctttttgcttTGAGTTGGTGCATTTTTAATGGGTTAGACTAGAAGGGGCCTAAATAGATTGTTTTATAACTTTAGATTAACTCTCATCcaatcttgagccgagggtccggaaacagcttctctacgGGTAAgctctgcgtacacactaccctctccagaccccacttgtgggattacactgggtttgaggttgttgttgttgtattaattCTCATCCAAAATGAGAATTTGGAAATGACCTGTACTATGGCCATTTGAAATCTAAAGCTTCCTTGAGTATCAACTGGCATATTCCAAGCTTGGGCTTTGTCCGTGCTGAATCAAAACcagaaaaataaatgataatcTATCTTACttggactcttcaaaaatgccgCCGGATGCGTGTCAGGTCCTCCCTaagtagtgcatttttggaggatccgacacgggcgAGGCAAAATTTTTGGAGACTCCGAGCAACACATATGATGATGTATTTCAAACTATTATTGTGGTAATGGCTAATGGGTGCTACAATTAAAACATTATTAGGTTAAGACATACACAGTGACTTTCATTTCATTGCGTTTTATGGATAATCAACTGACGTTCAATTTTCTCGCTATAGGTTTTATGCAAATCTCTTCCAGTGGAGTTTGCTTCATACTTGCATTATTGTCACTCTTTAACATTTGACCAGCGCCCTGATTATGGATTCCTGAAGCGCTTGTTTCGTGACTTATTTACACGTGAAGGTACCGATTTTAAATTCAGATTCTAGCACAAGCAAAATGAACTTGTATTGTTGCTGCATTTCTTACTGTACTCTGACTTCTGGATATGATATTTTCGGGTCTCACATGAGAACCAAAAACAAAGATAGAAATCTGAAAAATGTGTGTGTAATTAGGACATATAAGATTAGGAACGTCAAAAACATCATTAATTCTGTGTCCATAATTATAGAGGGTTAACCTAAGGTGTCTAGCTTAATTGGATTATCTGCCCAGAAAGAGGTATTCAGTACTTTTATAAGTTTCTTGCAAATAGGCTTGATCTTTCTTAGGCAGAGTTCCCAACATACCTGCATTCTTGCAGGATTTAGAGTTATTTTATTGAAGTTTTTTTCTGAATATTGGATTGTGGTGACTACTGTTCTCTATCCCATCAGGGTATAAATTGGATTATGTGTTTGATTGGACCATCTTGAAATATCAGCAGACGCAGAGCTCAAGGTCGCAGCTAGAACTACCAGTTAGTACTTTCATCACTTTGTTTGTCGGCCAAAGTGCTGTTTTCATTggctttaaatatttttttctcgTGTATGAAGACATCTGGTATTATATATCatctttataaaaaataaatttgattttatgTTCTTTTCTCTGTCATTTGGAAATTGCAGAGCCTGCATCCACTTTCTGTAACGACGGGCACTGGAGCATTGCCAAAGGTTTTAAATAAGCAAGGTAACTTGTCTTCCGGCTGCAAATTAGCTCTTTGATCTGCTGATTTCGATCTCCAAATATGACAGCCGTTTCTGTAGAATAGCGAAAGCAATTTGTAGTATTGTGATTCTGTCAATTTTTGGAGCTGCTGTATAGACAGAACTTATTAGGgtgggtgtgtgtgtgtgaagtAATTCCTCTTTTTGCAATCTGCAGGAAGTTTGATTTTGAACTTTCCAGATGACTCCATTTTATCAGATTAAAACCTCGGATCTAGCTGTTTGAATTATCACAATTCATATGAACTTTCCTTAAGTATGACTACTTTTGCTCCATTTAGCTGACCTTAACCTTGTTATAGTTTTGGCAATCATCGATTCCCTTTAATATCTGCCATATAGAGAAGAGAGGAGTAAAtctcaaattatattttttgtttgaGAGTTTACTGATATTTAACTGGTTTTAATCTTCATTTAGGATTTAATAATGCCACGCACTTAGCTGACGCTACAAAGCAGAAGGTATCCGGTAATTTTGCTCGTGGTGATGGATCAGCAACCTATCTGAAACCCGATAATCGTACTGGAAAAAATGTAAGTTCAATGTAAGCTGGAGATTCTTGTTGATTTTATCTATCCGATTTTAATTATATCAAACTTCAATATAGAGTGGCATTTTACCATCAAAAGATTCTTCTTGTTTCATTTAGTGGTCTTGTTTGCTGTATATGCATGCTGCATACTAttgctctatttttttttttatttgttacaGATAACAACCGATGCTTCTGTTCCTTCTACATCGTTGGCTGATGCTTTCAAGAGATTCACAAAACACGAAGATTCAATTGAATCTGGAAATGTAGGTCATGCACACAGTGGAAAAACTGGTGCTTCAAGCAGCAAGCTGCATTTCTTAAGCAGGATTTCTTCAGCCAAGTGAACTGGTAGGGGAATCTCAAATTGTTTCTCTTTCTTTTAAGTTGCATCATACACAGCTGCATTTTTCCTTTTACAGGCCATGGATTAATAAGGCTattctttctcctttctttggaAAAAAATAGGGATGATAGTTATTTGACGCGGCTAGAAGTGCAGAAGTCATCTAATGTCTACTTCGTGAAGTTGAATTCACTTGAGCCCTGTGTACCACTAATGTACCTATCTCGAGGTGACTATGAAGTATAAAGCATTGGATGTTGCTGAAAGATGGCCTATCAAAGCTTGgttgtcttttttatttttctttgtcttGAATAATGGGACATTAAGCCAGCTACAGTTCACTATTAAATGATGTGTAAAGTGTTTCTTTCATTCATTTTCTAATTGCGTATAAAAGTGACATTCAAATGTTTGTTTGCTTTATGGCACTCTTATCTGAATTTTATTTCTTTAGTTTCTTTGCAAAAGCATGGATGTTTACGTGAATCAGTTTTAAACCTCGGTGCTCAAGTCCCTGAAAGTTCGAATCCAGTATAGAGTATTTCAGGTATATCAAACATATTTTGGTTGGTGTTCAGGTTCTCACTCTCTTTGTTAGTTGTGTATATGTAGCTTATTTGCttaattttcatgaatttcagaCATCTATATGTCATGAATTTTGATGATGAAGCCTGCCTTTGGTGTTGAAGTTCCAATGGGGCGTCATCGTGGCTCTTAATAAATCAACCTTGCCTTTGTTTATAATCCTATACTTGCTTCGGAGATGATGGAACTTCTATCAGCTGAAGTAGCAGGTAATCAATCCGGAATTAGAGCCTTAGCTTTTCTGCTCCTTTATGTTTATCTAATCTTATCTAAAAACAGTCTTCATACCACTTCATGGTGGCCATTTTCGCTTCAAATAAGGCTTTTCATGTATTTAGCTCAATAATATCTTATTTCTCTCTCTGTATTTCTGCTCTTTCAAGTAGTGCATGGGACAAAGAAGTTATCGTAGTTTTGGTAATGTTCTGTCAAGAGGCTAGTTTGTTGAACTTTTTGGCAGAACACTAATTAGATACACCAATAAGTTTGGACCGAGaagtttcaatcttttccattagCTTCATGTTACATTATTTGACACGTATCATACCCCAGTCGTAATTTTTTGTTTGTTGGTTATTTTGGTTGGTTGGGGGGGTTTATTTGTATCTTCattttcatcttcatcttcagcACCAGATGATATTCAACAATGGTGAAATTCAGAGAAAAAAGAACACGGAATATTATTATTAGCGTTGCAAGACAAGATCCTAAGTCGGACAGGTGGTATTCTGGATTGAAACTCACAAAGACCAATCACAAGTCTGAAAATTTTGTGCTGAATTTAAATGAATAGAACACAAGTTTGTTCGTCTAGTTCTTGATGTGGTACAAGGCTTGTGAACCTCAGGGAACTGGTTTATTCAATGTTCAAGTGCTCTTTTACCTGCAAATACAGTGTAGCGGTGTAGGTCTAGAGTTATGTTGCTGAACATACCAAAACTAATCGTCCGTCCACCACTAATTGGGAATCTTTACTGCATAGCTTCCCATCTGCTGTTTTCTCTCAAACGCGCCATCACTATAAAGGTTACAATTTAAGTATTCAAAATGAAGTTATTATGAAatgtaaaatgggtaaaaatttATCCTTATTTTGTTCTTACGCCAAGCTAACTGTACTCTGGCAAGTACCGCAAAAACCTGTTGTCTTTTCCACATTCAGACTGATAATTGAAATACTTA contains:
- the LOC107769362 gene encoding uncharacterized protein LOC107769362; amino-acid sequence: MERIIGEKYKLGRKIGSGSFGVIYLATHIETFEIVAVKIENRQTRHPQLLYEAKLYTILQGGSGIPNIKWRGVDGNDSVLIIDLLGPSLEDLVVHCGRKFSLKTVLMLADQMITRIEYLHSKGFLHRDIKPDNFLMGLGRKANQVYIIDFGLAKRYRDPATNRHIPYRENKNLTGTARYASCNTHLGIEQSRRDDLESLGYVLLYFLRGSLPWQGLKADTKKQKYDKIREKKVSTPIEVLCKSLPVEFASYLHYCHSLTFDQRPDYGFLKRLFRDLFTREGYKLDYVFDWTILKYQQTQSSRSQLELPSLHPLSVTTGTGALPKVLNKQGFNNATHLADATKQKVSGNFARGDGSATYLKPDNRTGKNITTDASVPSTSLADAFKRFTKHEDSIESGNVGHAHSGKTGASSSKLHFLSRISSAK